A region of the Streptomyces durocortorensis genome:
TCATCCACTGCTCGATCGGGGCCCGCATCGCCTCTTCCAGCGCCGCGTCCCGCAGACCGGAGAGGTCGAACAGCCCTTCTGGTTCGGACTGTTGGCGCGCATCGGCCTGGCGAGGGAGCCCGGCGGGAGGCGGCGGGGCCGTCTGTGCGACCTCCGATCCCTCGTAGTCGGGGAAGACCCGCTCCAGATGGTCGGCGATCGCCCGGACCGATTCCTTACGCAGCCGGGAGCGTTCGGACAGGAGAGCGGGGCCGACCTCGTGCTCCCCCAGGAGCCGGATCCGGCCGAGCTCGGCGTCGACCCGACGGCCCGCGAAGACCATGAGCGGCTGGACCGCCACCGGGGACAGTCCGAGCGAGGCGACCGCGCCCTCGGCGGCCTTCGTCACCGCCAGGAGCCTGGTGGCGTGCTCGTCGCGCGGTTCGCCGCCCGCCAGGAGCTTGCCGTCCAGGACCTCGGGTGCGGACCGCCAGTTCTTGACGTCGATCACGAAGACCCCGCCGGGCCCCACCAGCAGCATGTCCACGTTGGCGGTACGCGTCCCCGGCCACCGCCGGTCCACGAGCAGACGCCAGCCGCGCTCCGTGAGCACCAGCAGCTGGGCGGCGACCAGGCGTTCGCCCTCGCTCCCCGCCTCCCACTGGCGTGCCTGGCGCCGGGCCGCCTGCCACTGTTCACGCAGCAACCGCTCCTGGCGCCGCGCCTCCTGGGCCCGTCGCGAAGCCGACCCGCCTGCCCCCATACCCAGCCCCCCCCTCGTACGCCCCGTAGTGATCATAGGACGGTCAGCGACGGGGCGTCAGGGCGCGTCGCTTTCCGGGGCTCGACGAACCGCGTGGCCGCGAGCGCCGGAAGCAGCGGCCCGGCACCTACGTCGCTGGACACCTCGACCGCGTCGGAGTCCGGTTCCTCGTTCGACCCTCCACGTCCCCCGTCCGCCTGGGTGACGCGTTCCGTCACCGGGTTCGTCAACCTACCGGGGGGACTCCCTGGTGTCTCACGCGTCCCGCCGCCTCAGGAGCAGCAGGGCGGCCGACGCGACGGCGGCCGTGCAGGCGGCGACGAGGAGCAGGGAGGGCCAGGGGCCGAGGCTGCCCACGGCGTCGGCGGTGGCCTCGGAGGTCTGGGTGAGCTTCTCCAGGGCGGCCGTCGGGGAGACTCCGGCGACCCAGCGCTCGGCGTCGCCGAATAGGGGGCCGAACAGGGACGGCAGGAGCAGCAGGCCGATCACCGTGGTGACCGCCCCGGCGGAGTGGCGTACGAGGATGCCGACGGCCAGGCCCAGCACGGCGGCCACTGCGAAGGAGGCGGCGATGCCGAACAGGGCGGGCAGCGGCTCGCCCTGCGCGTATCGGCCCTGCGGCAGCAGCGCGTCCCCGACGAGGTAGGCGAGGGAGCAGGAGAGCAGGGCGAGGACGTACATCACGCCCGCCACCAGGGTCGCCTTGGCCGCGAGGACCGTGCCCCGGCGGGGGACGGCGGCGAACGTCGTACGGATCGTGCCGCTGCTGTACTCCCCGGTGACCACCAGCGCACCCACCACCGCCGCCAGCATCTGGGCGACGACCGAGAGCGTGAGGCTGCCGCCGAGGACGGTGTCGTCGGGTTGCAGGCTGCCGGTGGCGGCGACGAACACCGCGCCGACGACGGGGAGTGCGGCGGCGGCCGCGGTCGTCCACACCGTGGAGCGCACACTGCGGAACTTGATCCACTCGTAGGCGAAGGCCTCCGGGAAGCCGGTCCGCTTCCGCTGCGTTTCCCTGTTCGTTCCGGGTCGGTCGAGAACGGTCATCGGACTGTCTCCTTCCGGCTCGCCGAGTGGGTCCTGTCCTCGGCCCGGTAGGCCCGGTACTCCACCGAGGACTGCGACAGCGTCGTGTAGACCTCCTCCAGCGAGGAGTGTGCGGGCGTGAGTTCGTGGACGGCGATCCCGTGGTCGCGGGCCAGGTCGCCGATGGTCGCGGCATCGGGCCCGTCGACCCGCCAGCCGCCCCGGGCGTCGAGCCGGACGCCCGCTCCAGCCGCTGCCAGCAGGGCCCGGAGCTTCTCCGGTTCGGGGGACCGTACGAGCGTGTGGGCGCGGGAGTTGGTCTCG
Encoded here:
- a CDS encoding ABC transporter permease subunit, which encodes MTVLDRPGTNRETQRKRTGFPEAFAYEWIKFRSVRSTVWTTAAAAALPVVGAVFVAATGSLQPDDTVLGGSLTLSVVAQMLAAVVGALVVTGEYSSGTIRTTFAAVPRRGTVLAAKATLVAGVMYVLALLSCSLAYLVGDALLPQGRYAQGEPLPALFGIAASFAVAAVLGLAVGILVRHSAGAVTTVIGLLLLPSLFGPLFGDAERWVAGVSPTAALEKLTQTSEATADAVGSLGPWPSLLLVAACTAAVASAALLLLRRRDA